A stretch of Pseudoprevotella muciniphila DNA encodes these proteins:
- a CDS encoding argininosuccinate synthase: MERKKVVLAFSGGLDTSFCVKYLTEEKGYDVYTAIANTGGFNAEELKVIEQKALALGAVRHATLDIEQTYYEKSIRFMVYGNVLRNGTYPISVSSERIFQAIATINYAKEIGADAVAHGSTGAGNDQVRFDLTFQILAPNIEIITPTRDMGLTREYEINYLKEHGYEADFTKLEYSINKGLWGTSVGGKETLDSKLTLPNEAYPSQLVAEGEETLKLSFEKGELSAVNGQVYTDKVAAIRAVEAIASRFAIGRDMHIGDTIVGIKGRVGFEAAAPIIIIAAHKMLEKHVLTKWQQYWKEQIGTWYGMFLHEAQYLEPVMRDMEKMLESSQRNVTGTVEIILRPYGYTLVGVDSPHDLMNNDFGEYGEVMKAWTPDDVKGFTKILANQMKIYFNVNGEED, from the coding sequence ATGGAAAGAAAGAAAGTAGTACTCGCCTTCAGTGGCGGATTGGATACCTCCTTCTGTGTGAAATACCTCACCGAAGAGAAAGGTTATGACGTATATACTGCCATCGCCAACACAGGCGGTTTTAATGCCGAGGAATTGAAAGTGATAGAACAGAAAGCACTCGCCTTGGGGGCTGTGCGTCACGCTACACTTGACATAGAGCAGACTTATTACGAAAAGAGCATCCGATTCATGGTATATGGCAACGTGCTTCGCAACGGTACATATCCCATCTCTGTGTCTTCAGAACGTATTTTCCAGGCTATTGCCACCATCAACTATGCCAAGGAAATAGGTGCAGATGCTGTGGCACACGGATCAACTGGTGCAGGCAATGATCAAGTACGTTTTGACCTCACATTCCAGATACTTGCACCAAACATAGAAATAATCACCCCTACACGCGACATGGGGCTGACACGTGAATATGAAATCAACTATCTCAAAGAACATGGCTACGAAGCGGACTTCACAAAGTTGGAGTATAGTATCAACAAAGGTCTTTGGGGTACAAGTGTAGGCGGTAAGGAAACACTCGACAGCAAACTGACCCTTCCCAATGAGGCTTATCCCAGCCAGTTGGTGGCAGAGGGTGAGGAAACGCTCAAACTCTCGTTCGAAAAGGGCGAACTAAGCGCGGTGAATGGTCAGGTTTATACCGACAAGGTGGCAGCCATCCGTGCAGTAGAGGCTATTGCAAGTCGTTTTGCCATAGGGCGCGACATGCACATTGGCGATACCATTGTAGGCATCAAGGGACGTGTAGGTTTTGAAGCCGCTGCACCCATCATAATTATCGCTGCTCACAAGATGCTTGAAAAGCATGTTTTGACAAAGTGGCAGCAGTATTGGAAAGAGCAAATCGGTACATGGTACGGCATGTTCCTTCATGAAGCACAGTATCTCGAACCGGTGATGCGCGACATGGAGAAAATGCTCGAGAGTTCACAACGCAACGTTACTGGCACAGTGGAAATCATACTCCGTCCGTATGGTTATACGCTCGTTGGTGTGGACAGTCCGCACGACTTGATGAACAACGATTTTGGCGAATACGGTGAAGTGATGAAGGCATGGACACCCGACGATGTGAAAGGCTTTACAAAAATCCTTGCAAACCAGATGAAGATTTACTTCAATGTCAATGGAGAGGAAGATTAA
- the argC gene encoding N-acetyl-gamma-glutamyl-phosphate reductase, whose product MERKIKAGIIGGAGYTAGELIRILINHPCVDISFVHSTSQSGLPISDIHESLAGETDMMFSAEADLTAIDVVFLCMGHGKSREFWTNYSRPEHLKVIDLSQDYRDESEGYVYGLPEWQRERIKATSLLANPGCFATAIQLALLPLAQAKLSGNEINITAITGSTGAGVKPGATTHFSWRNDNISVYKAFEHQHLKEICRNLSRLSRTADMPAINFVPMRGDFARGIFASCFTDCSLSEEEAVALYKGFYRDAAFTVVSDRNINLKQVTNTNKAIVHVEKHGGKLLVLSAIDNLLKGASGQAVQNMNLMFGLDEYTGLRLKGNAF is encoded by the coding sequence ATGGAGAGGAAGATTAAAGCTGGAATAATCGGGGGCGCAGGATATACTGCGGGGGAATTGATAAGAATTCTTATCAATCATCCATGCGTGGATATATCTTTTGTACACAGCACAAGTCAGTCTGGTCTGCCAATTTCAGATATTCATGAAAGTCTGGCAGGAGAGACGGATATGATGTTTTCCGCCGAAGCAGACCTGACGGCTATTGATGTGGTTTTCCTTTGCATGGGTCATGGCAAGAGCCGTGAGTTCTGGACGAACTATTCGCGTCCCGAACACTTGAAGGTCATCGACTTGTCGCAGGACTACCGTGATGAATCAGAGGGCTATGTGTATGGCCTTCCCGAGTGGCAACGCGAGCGCATAAAGGCAACAAGTCTTCTTGCTAATCCGGGATGCTTTGCCACAGCCATACAACTGGCATTGCTTCCTTTAGCCCAGGCAAAACTGTCAGGGAATGAAATCAACATAACAGCCATTACCGGCTCCACGGGAGCGGGAGTGAAACCTGGTGCTACGACCCATTTCAGTTGGCGGAACGACAACATCTCAGTGTATAAGGCATTTGAGCATCAGCACCTGAAGGAGATTTGCCGCAACCTGTCGCGTCTCTCGAGGACCGCAGACATGCCCGCCATCAATTTCGTACCCATGCGCGGCGATTTTGCACGCGGCATCTTTGCTTCGTGCTTCACCGATTGTTCGTTGAGCGAAGAGGAGGCAGTTGCATTGTACAAGGGTTTCTATCGCGATGCCGCCTTCACGGTGGTGAGCGACAGGAACATCAACCTTAAGCAGGTAACGAACACTAACAAGGCGATAGTTCATGTGGAGAAGCATGGAGGCAAGTTGCTCGTTCTCAGCGCGATAGACAATCTGCTGAAGGGTGCAAGCGGGCAGGCGGTGCAGAACATGAACCTCATGTTCGGACTTGATGAGTACACCGGCCTTCGCCTGAAAGGCAACGCTTTCTAA
- a CDS encoding Txe/YoeB family addiction module toxin, translating into MKKYIVEIKEQAEKDLIRLLKNEPNAYKKALKLIGELYEHPMTGTEKPERLRGDRAGQWSRRITSKHRLIYEIHDMQVTVIVLTAYGHYDDI; encoded by the coding sequence ATGAAAAAATATATTGTCGAAATCAAGGAACAAGCAGAAAAGGATTTAATTCGTCTGTTAAAGAATGAGCCTAATGCATATAAAAAGGCACTTAAACTCATAGGAGAACTGTATGAGCACCCTATGACCGGAACTGAAAAACCGGAGCGCCTGCGAGGCGATCGGGCTGGTCAGTGGAGCCGACGCATCACATCAAAACATCGGTTGATATATGAAATCCACGATATGCAGGTAACCGTAATCGTTCTTACTGCATACGGGCACTACGATGATATTTAG
- a CDS encoding aspartate aminotransferase family protein: MTLFPVYSLYEVEPVRGKGSYVYTADDTEYLDLYGGHAVISIGHAHPHYVQMISEQLGQLGFYSNSVENSLQQQLADRLGKVSGYDDYRLFLVNSGAEANENAVKVASFATGRSRVLAFRGAFHGRTSGAVEMTDNPKINSPFNATDKVTFVPLGDIESVRRELSSGEYCAVIVEGIQGVAGIRMPGDDFLRELREETLRQGTCLILDEVQSGYGRTGRFFAHQWAGIRPDLITMAKGMGNGFPIGGVLIAPQFEATPGMLGTTFGGNHLACAAAIAVLDVIQDEHLVENAEKMGDYLMERLSAMKGIKELRGRGLMIGIEIEESASELRKRLVYEEHVFTGGAGQHTVRLLPALNIGKKEAESFMTHFEKVLGA, translated from the coding sequence ATGACACTATTTCCTGTTTACAGCCTTTACGAAGTGGAGCCCGTTCGTGGCAAGGGGAGTTACGTTTATACAGCCGACGACACGGAATACCTCGACCTATATGGCGGTCATGCTGTCATCAGCATAGGTCATGCTCATCCGCATTATGTACAGATGATTTCAGAGCAATTGGGGCAGTTAGGATTCTATTCCAATAGCGTTGAGAACAGCCTTCAACAGCAGTTGGCTGACCGATTGGGAAAGGTAAGCGGTTACGATGATTACCGGTTGTTCCTTGTCAACAGTGGTGCTGAAGCCAATGAAAATGCCGTGAAGGTGGCATCGTTCGCCACAGGCAGGAGTCGTGTGCTCGCTTTCAGGGGTGCATTCCATGGCCGCACGAGTGGTGCAGTGGAGATGACCGACAATCCGAAAATCAACTCTCCCTTCAACGCGACGGACAAGGTAACCTTCGTGCCGCTTGGCGACATAGAGAGCGTGCGCAGGGAACTCTCTTCGGGTGAATACTGCGCTGTAATCGTGGAAGGCATACAGGGTGTGGCAGGCATACGAATGCCGGGCGACGACTTCCTGCGTGAACTGCGCGAGGAGACCCTCCGGCAAGGCACCTGCCTCATACTCGACGAGGTGCAGAGCGGTTACGGGCGCACAGGACGTTTCTTCGCGCACCAGTGGGCAGGCATACGTCCTGACCTCATCACCATGGCGAAGGGCATGGGCAACGGTTTTCCGATAGGCGGTGTGCTTATAGCGCCGCAATTTGAAGCCACGCCGGGTATGCTCGGCACCACATTCGGCGGCAACCACCTCGCCTGTGCGGCAGCCATTGCCGTGCTTGATGTCATTCAGGATGAGCATCTTGTGGAAAATGCCGAAAAAATGGGCGACTACCTGATGGAAAGGCTCTCTGCGATGAAAGGCATAAAGGAACTACGCGGACGCGGACTGATGATAGGTATCGAAATAGAAGAATCGGCATCTGAACTCCGTAAGCGCTTAGTATATGAAGAGCATGTCTTCACAGGCGGTGCAGGACAACACACCGTGCGCCTGCTTCCCGCGCTCAATATAGGAAAGAAAGAAGCCGAAAGTTTTATGACGCATTTCGAGAAAGTGCTCGGCGCATAA
- a CDS encoding N-acetylornithine carbamoyltransferase encodes MKRFLSPADIGDLHQALQEALAIKADRYANVELGRNKTLLMIFFNNSLRTRLSTQKAAMNLGMNVIVLDVNQGAWKLETERGVIMDGDKSEHLLEAIPVMGCYCDIIGVRSFAKFENKEDDYSEKILQQFIDYSGRPVFSMESATRHPLQAFADFITIEEHKRTERPKVVLTWAPHPKALPQAVPNSFAEWMIAAGYDLTIAQPEGYELDEKFTQGATITHNQDEALAGADFVYAKNWAAYSDPNYGKVLSKDMSWTVSKEKMALTNNAFFMHCLPVRRNMIVTDDVIEAPTSLVIPEAANREISATAVLKRMLESL; translated from the coding sequence ATGAAAAGATTTCTCTCACCAGCCGACATAGGCGACCTTCATCAGGCATTGCAGGAGGCACTTGCAATCAAGGCTGACCGCTATGCCAATGTGGAACTCGGGCGTAACAAGACGCTACTGATGATTTTCTTTAATAACAGTCTGCGAACACGTCTCAGCACACAGAAGGCCGCCATGAACCTTGGTATGAATGTCATCGTCCTCGACGTGAATCAAGGGGCTTGGAAACTCGAAACTGAGAGGGGAGTGATAATGGACGGCGACAAGTCGGAACATTTACTTGAAGCCATTCCTGTGATGGGATGTTATTGCGACATTATAGGCGTGCGGTCCTTTGCCAAATTTGAGAATAAGGAAGACGACTATAGCGAGAAGATCCTGCAACAGTTTATTGATTATAGCGGACGTCCGGTATTCTCCATGGAGAGTGCCACACGCCATCCGCTGCAAGCCTTTGCCGACTTCATAACCATCGAGGAACACAAACGCACTGAGCGTCCGAAGGTGGTGCTCACTTGGGCTCCGCATCCCAAGGCGTTGCCCCAGGCTGTGCCAAACTCTTTTGCTGAATGGATGATTGCTGCAGGCTATGACCTGACCATTGCGCAACCCGAAGGTTACGAACTCGACGAGAAATTTACGCAAGGCGCAACTATCACACACAATCAGGATGAAGCGCTCGCGGGAGCCGATTTCGTCTATGCAAAGAACTGGGCTGCCTATTCCGACCCGAACTATGGAAAGGTGTTAAGCAAAGACATGAGTTGGACGGTAAGCAAGGAGAAAATGGCGCTGACAAACAATGCTTTCTTTATGCACTGCTTGCCGGTGCGCCGCAACATGATTGTTACCGACGATGTCATTGAGGCGCCGACAAGCCTTGTCATACCCGAGGCTGCCAATCGTGAAATTTCTGCAACAGCCGTGCTGAAACGAATGCTTGAAAGCCTGTAA
- the argB gene encoding acetylglutamate kinase has translation MITVVKIGGNVIDNASALSGFLDVFSKLEGPKMLVHGGGKLATRLSAQMGVKTKMVEGRRVTDKKTLDIVTMVYAGLTNKNIVAALSARGVKAVGLSGADANVIPATKRAPNPIDFGYVGDINPAEVNTDFIKTLLDADIVPVFCALTHDSHGSLLNSNADSVASAVAIATSHISATRLVFCFEKPGVLLDVEDDNSVIPIINRSKYAELRAKNLIFEGMLPKIDGAFKAIDNGVKEVIIKCADSLLCNTGTTIQE, from the coding sequence ATGATAACGGTCGTAAAGATAGGTGGAAACGTGATTGACAATGCTTCGGCTTTGTCAGGTTTCCTCGACGTTTTTTCGAAATTAGAAGGCCCGAAAATGCTCGTTCACGGCGGCGGAAAACTCGCCACACGGTTAAGCGCACAGATGGGGGTAAAAACGAAAATGGTTGAAGGTCGTCGCGTCACAGACAAGAAAACGCTCGACATCGTGACGATGGTATATGCCGGGTTGACAAACAAGAACATAGTGGCAGCCCTTTCTGCAAGGGGTGTGAAAGCCGTTGGCCTGAGCGGAGCAGATGCAAACGTAATTCCTGCAACAAAGCGCGCCCCAAACCCCATCGACTTTGGATACGTGGGCGACATCAATCCCGCTGAAGTAAACACGGATTTTATCAAGACTTTGCTTGATGCGGACATAGTACCTGTGTTCTGCGCCCTGACCCACGATAGCCATGGAAGTCTTCTCAACAGCAATGCTGACAGTGTGGCTTCTGCAGTGGCGATTGCAACTTCACATATTTCTGCAACAAGACTCGTGTTCTGTTTCGAGAAACCCGGGGTGCTGCTTGATGTGGAAGATGACAACAGCGTTATTCCGATAATAAATCGGTCGAAATATGCTGAACTGCGTGCCAAGAATCTGATTTTTGAAGGCATGCTACCGAAGATAGACGGCGCTTTCAAGGCAATAGATAATGGTGTAAAGGAAGTCATCATAAAATGTGCGGATAGCCTGCTTTGTAATACTGGCACAACCATACAAGAATGA
- a CDS encoding M20 family metallo-hydrolase, which translates to MIQLDELFSDALLLLDRLISTPSLSCEECNTADILEHFLSEKGLANVQRVGNNVFMRAAAWDESKPVLLLNAHHDTVHPSPSYTRDPYEPAHEDGCIYGLGSNDDGGSVVALIAAFRHLYETPLAANLILAISAEEEVSGKDGISSVLPYLGRIDMGLVGEPTGMQAAIGERGLVVLDGLAKGRRGHAARNEGINAVYIAIEDINRLRDFRFERVSELLGDIKVSVTQISAGKQHNVVPDECRFVVDVRTTDAYSNEETVSLLQSVCNSTLIPRSTRLSASGIDRTHPLVRTALQLGRTTYVSPTMSDMALMPFPTLKMGPGDSARSHSADEYIREEEIREGIHIYIDFLKKLQL; encoded by the coding sequence ATGATACAACTCGACGAACTTTTTTCCGATGCTCTCCTTTTGCTGGACCGCCTGATTAGTACACCCTCGCTCTCATGCGAAGAGTGCAACACTGCGGACATCCTTGAGCACTTCCTTTCGGAAAAAGGACTTGCCAATGTGCAGCGCGTGGGAAATAATGTGTTTATGCGAGCGGCAGCATGGGATGAAAGTAAGCCGGTGTTGCTCCTGAATGCCCACCACGACACAGTACACCCTTCGCCGTCATACACACGCGACCCGTATGAGCCGGCGCACGAGGATGGCTGCATTTACGGGCTCGGGAGCAACGACGACGGCGGCTCTGTCGTAGCGCTCATAGCGGCTTTTCGGCATCTATATGAAACACCACTCGCCGCCAACCTTATTCTCGCTATCTCTGCAGAAGAAGAAGTCAGCGGAAAGGATGGTATCTCGTCTGTCTTGCCATATCTTGGGCGCATAGACATGGGGCTAGTGGGTGAGCCTACCGGTATGCAGGCAGCCATAGGCGAACGTGGACTTGTGGTGCTTGACGGTCTGGCAAAAGGCAGACGCGGTCATGCAGCGCGCAATGAAGGCATCAATGCGGTCTATATAGCCATCGAAGACATCAATCGTCTTCGCGATTTCCGTTTCGAACGGGTTTCGGAACTACTTGGCGATATAAAGGTCAGTGTTACGCAGATTTCGGCAGGGAAACAGCACAATGTTGTGCCGGACGAATGTAGATTCGTGGTGGATGTCAGAACGACTGATGCTTACAGCAACGAAGAAACAGTATCGCTCTTACAGTCCGTTTGCAACAGTACGCTTATCCCACGTTCAACGCGCTTGAGTGCTTCCGGTATCGACCGGACACACCCACTTGTGCGCACAGCACTGCAGTTGGGCAGAACCACTTATGTGTCGCCCACAATGTCGGACATGGCCCTGATGCCTTTCCCTACATTAAAGATGGGACCTGGCGATAGCGCAAGATCACATAGCGCCGACGAATACATTCGCGAAGAAGAAATCCGTGAAGGCATACACATCTATATTGATTTTCTTAAAAAATTGCAATTATAA
- the argH gene encoding argininosuccinate lyase — protein MKLWDKGYEPNQWIEEFTVGQDRELDLELARYDVEGSMAHIRMLQTIGLLTSEELDLLLGGLKQIADEIEEGKFTIEEGIEDVHSEVELLLTKRLGDIGKKIHAGRSRNDQVLVDLKLFYRAEIRKMAENVQHVFDRLQELSERHKDVLMPGYTHMQIAMPSSFGLWFGAYAETLVDDLQVLRAAYDVANQNPLGSAAGYGSSFPLNRTMTTQLLHFRDLHYNVCAAQMSRGKTERVLSYALNAIASTVGKFAMDVCLFNSQNFRFITLPQEYTTGSSIMPHKKNPDVFEIMRGKCNRLQSIVGEVSMQTTNLPQGYQRDLQLLKDVTFPAIRMMNDCLEMLHFMLGHIEVNTDILSDPMYDYLFTVEDVNRLTLDGMPFREAYRTVGMQVQHGEYQPTKEVHHTHEGSIGNLCTDKIREKMKSVMKAFSD, from the coding sequence ATGAAACTCTGGGACAAAGGCTATGAACCAAACCAATGGATAGAAGAATTTACCGTTGGACAGGACCGCGAATTAGACCTCGAATTGGCGCGATACGACGTAGAAGGCTCTATGGCGCACATCCGTATGCTCCAAACCATAGGATTGCTTACCAGCGAAGAACTCGACTTGCTGCTCGGCGGTTTGAAGCAAATAGCCGATGAGATAGAAGAAGGAAAATTTACCATAGAAGAAGGCATAGAAGACGTTCACTCCGAAGTGGAATTGTTGCTGACAAAGCGCTTGGGCGATATAGGTAAGAAAATACATGCAGGACGCTCGCGCAACGACCAAGTCCTTGTGGACCTGAAACTGTTCTATCGTGCAGAGATTAGAAAAATGGCAGAGAATGTTCAACATGTGTTTGACCGTCTGCAGGAACTCAGCGAACGCCACAAGGACGTGCTCATGCCTGGCTATACCCACATGCAGATTGCCATGCCTTCGTCCTTCGGATTATGGTTCGGCGCATACGCAGAGACACTTGTGGACGACCTGCAGGTGCTTCGTGCTGCATACGACGTAGCCAATCAGAATCCGCTCGGCAGTGCGGCAGGATATGGAAGTTCTTTCCCGCTCAACCGCACGATGACCACACAGTTGCTGCATTTCCGTGATTTGCACTACAACGTATGTGCCGCACAAATGAGCCGTGGCAAGACAGAACGCGTCTTGTCTTATGCCCTGAATGCCATAGCATCAACAGTAGGAAAATTTGCCATGGACGTGTGCCTTTTCAATAGCCAGAATTTCAGATTCATCACACTGCCACAAGAATATACGACTGGTTCAAGCATTATGCCGCACAAGAAAAATCCCGACGTGTTCGAGATTATGCGTGGCAAGTGCAACCGCCTGCAAAGCATAGTGGGCGAAGTCTCGATGCAGACCACTAATCTCCCACAGGGCTATCAGCGCGACTTGCAGTTGCTGAAGGATGTAACCTTCCCCGCAATCAGGATGATGAACGATTGCCTCGAAATGCTTCATTTCATGCTTGGGCATATAGAAGTGAATACAGACATCCTTTCCGACCCGATGTACGACTATCTCTTCACTGTGGAAGACGTGAACCGCCTGACGCTTGATGGCATGCCCTTCCGTGAGGCATATCGCACAGTCGGCATGCAGGTGCAGCATGGCGAATATCAGCCCACAAAGGAAGTACACCACACCCACGAAGGAAGCATAGGCAACCTTTGTACCGACAAGATACGCGAAAAGATGAAAAGCGTGATGAAAGCCTTTTCAGATTGA
- a CDS encoding NADH peroxidase, which produces MKKKFVCTVCGYVHEGDAAPERCPVCNVPASKFKEVKEDELNFVSEHVIGVAADCDEEMKKDLNAHWMGECSEAGQYLAMARQADREGYPEIAAAFRQYAYEEADHASRFCELLGENVWDTKTNLYKRMIAEAGACEDKTRIAKRAKELGLDAIHDTVHEMARDEARHGKGFQGLYKRYFGE; this is translated from the coding sequence ATGAAGAAGAAATTTGTTTGCACAGTATGTGGTTATGTTCATGAAGGGGATGCTGCTCCCGAACGTTGCCCGGTATGTAATGTTCCTGCTTCTAAGTTCAAAGAGGTTAAGGAAGACGAACTGAACTTTGTTTCCGAGCATGTCATTGGCGTTGCTGCCGACTGCGATGAAGAGATGAAGAAAGACCTTAATGCCCACTGGATGGGTGAATGCTCCGAGGCGGGACAATATCTCGCTATGGCCCGTCAGGCTGACCGCGAGGGTTATCCCGAGATTGCTGCTGCTTTCCGCCAGTATGCTTACGAGGAGGCCGACCATGCCAGCCGTTTCTGCGAACTCCTTGGCGAAAACGTATGGGACACCAAGACGAACCTCTACAAGCGCATGATTGCTGAAGCAGGTGCCTGCGAAGACAAGACTCGCATTGCAAAGCGCGCAAAAGAACTTGGTCTTGATGCCATCCACGACACAGTGCACGAAATGGCTCGCGACGAAGCACGCCACGGCAAAGGTTTCCAAGGGCTCTACAAGCGCTATTTTGGAGAATAA
- a CDS encoding TonB family protein, giving the protein MYRLRHILKVFSFSLLVFGLCPQLLHAQSMQELRHSAELGNAEAQFALGDCYFHGNGVEQNYAEAEMWYRRATAQWYALAKMRRDALNLKSEASFSGNWSQFLLSHLKYPDKALNENVQGTVMVEFIVETDGSVSDVKVLRSVSKECDDEAVRVVKLGKWGPAVDNNDQKVRTRFLQPITFRLEE; this is encoded by the coding sequence ATGTATCGGTTAAGGCATATACTCAAAGTTTTTTCTTTCTCTCTGCTTGTTTTCGGGCTTTGTCCTCAGTTGCTGCATGCACAGTCCATGCAAGAACTGAGACATTCGGCAGAACTTGGCAATGCAGAGGCACAGTTCGCTCTTGGCGATTGTTATTTCCATGGTAATGGAGTGGAACAGAACTATGCGGAGGCAGAGATGTGGTATCGCCGCGCCACGGCGCAGTGGTATGCCTTGGCTAAAATGCGTCGCGACGCACTCAATCTGAAGAGCGAGGCATCTTTCAGTGGCAACTGGAGTCAGTTTCTGCTCAGCCACTTGAAATATCCTGATAAGGCCTTGAATGAGAACGTGCAGGGTACGGTGATGGTAGAATTCATCGTAGAGACGGACGGTTCCGTTTCTGATGTTAAGGTGCTACGCAGTGTGTCAAAGGAGTGTGATGATGAAGCGGTCCGTGTAGTGAAACTCGGCAAATGGGGTCCGGCTGTCGATAACAACGACCAGAAAGTGCGCACACGCTTCCTGCAACCCATCACTTTCCGTCTTGAAGAGTAA